DNA from Saccharicrinis carchari:
GTGAAAAGCAATCCGTGTATTATGCGCCCTTAAATTATGAATTTCCCTCGTTACAATCATTAGGTTTTGAGCGGGGCAAAATGAAAACCCGAAATTTCAGCATAGAGCATTTAGAAGATTATGCAAGTGAGCGCGATTTACCTTTTAAGGACGCGGGGAGTTATTTGGGGCCGCACCTTCGGTTTGGGACGGTAAGTATCAGGGAAATAGTGGCTAAGGTAAAGCAAGCCAGCCATACTTTTTTGTTGGAGTTGATATGGCGCGAGTTTTTTATGCAGATAATGTATCATTTTCCGCAGTCGACCGGACGTAATTTTAAAAGTAAATACGATTGGATAAAGTGGCGCAATAACGAGGATGACTTTGCGCGTTGGTGTAATGGAACTACAGGCTATCCAATGGTGGATGCCGGCATGCGGGAACTCAACCAAACCGGCTATATGCACAATAGGGTGCGTATGGTTACCGCATCTTTCCTGTGCAAACATTTGCTTATCGACTGGCAATGGGGCGAGGCCTATTTTGCCGAAAAGCTACTGGATTTTGAGTTGTCGTCCAATGTGGGTAATTGGCAATGGGCTGCCGGCACGGGCTGCGATGCAGCACCGTATTTTAGGGTATTCAATCCCATACTCCAGCAAAAAAAATTCGACCCGGATTATAATTATATCCGAAAGTGGATTCCGGAATTGGGCACGGTGGCCTATCCTCAAGCTATGGTAGAGCATTCCATGGCGCGCAAAAGGGCATTGGAAGCCTACAAAAAGGGGATTGAAAGCTATGGCTGAATGGAATGGCTCTTTAAGTCGCTTTTTTTAGGGAACGGTTCTGATTGGCAGCTTGCTTATACAGAACCGTTCCAGTGCTCCAATGCTTTAGGATATTACCTAGTGTCAAGTCATGTGTAGGATGTCGGTTAAGCCGTCGCTTTATCTTGCCTTGTGCAAATCAATAAAAAAGTAAGCATAGCCTCAGCTACGTGAGCCTTTTTTTTGAGAAGCTCAAGGTAGAAAGAGCAAGGCTTGGGCCGTCAGGTTACGCCTGACTTGACACTAATGATTTAACTGCCTAATGGCCTAAATACCTAAACTAAATTATCAGCATCGCATCGCCATAGGTGCCGAAACGATATTTTTCTTTGATAGCCACCTCGTAAGCATTCATCAGATGATCGTAACCGGCAAAAGCGGCGGTCATCATCATTAAGGTAGATAGGGGCAGGTGTAAGTTAGAAACCATGCTATTGGCTACTTTAAAGTCGTACGGTGGAAAGATAAATTTGTTGGTCCATCCTTCAAAAGGCTTTACGTGGCCATAAGTAGAAACGGAACTTTCAATGGTTCTCATTACGGTGGTTCCTACGGCACATATTCGCTGGCGATTTTCTTTACCTTTGTTAATAATGTTGCAAGCTTCTTTGGTAATAAAAATCTGCTCCGAGTCCATTTTATGCTTGGTCAGGTCTTCTACATCTACCGATCGGAAATTACCCAAACCCACATGCAGGGTTACTTCGGCAAAGTCAACACCTAATATTTCCAACCGTTTCATCAGCTCGCGACTAAAGTGCATACCGGCTGTGGGTGCGGCAACGGCACCTTCGTGCTTGGCAAATATGGTTTGGTAACGTTCTTTATCCTCAGGCACTACCTCTCGATTTATATTTTTTGGCAGTGGTGTTTCACCCAAGCCAAAAAGTGTTTTCTTAAATTCGTCGTAGGGTCCGTCGTATAAAAAGCGCAGGGTTCGTCCTCTCGATGTGGTGTTGTCTATTACCTCGGCTACCATTTCGTCGTTCTCACCAAAATAAAGCTTGTTGCCAATTCTTATTTTCCGGGCAGGATCAACCAGTACATCCCAAAGTTTTTGTTCTTTGTTCAGTTCGCGTAACAAAAATACTTCTATTTCGGCACCGGTTTTTTCCTTGTTGCCATGCAGGCGTGCCGGGAATACTTTGGTGTTGTTAAATATCATTACGTCCTGGTCGTTGAAATAACCCACCAAATCTTTAAAGACTTTATGGTCAATCTTACCCGTATTCCTATCTAAAACCATCATTCTGGCTTCGTCGCGGTTAGGGGATGGGTGTAAGGCAATTAATTCTTCAGGGAGGTTGTACTTAAACTTTGATAGCTTCATACTGTATATGATTTATGTATTTATTACTATGTTTCTTACGGTGATGTACGCACAAGAGCCACCTTATACGTACGAATTGGGCAAAGGTTACAAATTATTTTAATTTATTTTCAAAAGTTTCGATATCTGTACAATTATCTATGATGAATTGACCAATACGTGTTCTTTTTAAAGCACTTAGGTGCGCTCCACTTTGCAATGCCTCGCCTATATCACGAGCCAATCCACGTATATAGGTTCCTTTACTGCAAACAATCCGAAGCTCCAATTGGTTGTCGTGGAAACGAAGAAGTTCTATCTCCCGAATTATTAACTTCTTTGCTTTTAAGCCGGGGTCTTTACCTTCACGTGCAAACTCGTAAGCGCGTTTGCCTTTTATTTTAACGGCAGAATAGGAGGGGGGTATCTGCTCCAGCTCACCGATAAAATTTTTCAAAGTTTTTTCCACCAGTTCGCGTGTAATGTGTTCGGTGGGATATTGCGCATCTATCTCAGTTTCCAAATCAAAGGATGGGGTGGTAGCCCCCAAGTGTAAGGTGGCCACATATTCCTTTTCTTCTGCCTGATAACTATCGATGGTTTTGGTTGCTTTTCCGGTGCATACAATTAGCAACCCGGTTGCCAACGGATCCAGCGTACCGGCATGACCTACCTTAATTTTTTTAACACCAAGGTTATTGCATATCAGTTTACGCACTTTGTTTACCAGGTCAAAAGAGGTCCATTGATAGGGCTTATCGAACAATAAAACTTCGCCTGTTTTAAAATCGTATGCTGTATTTTTACTTTCAATATCCATGGTATGTATTTATAAAACAATGCAATTGCCCGAAATATATTTTCGGCAATTATTTGTTAATATTAGTTGTAGATGAATGCCTTTATGCAAAAATGATTGTTATCAATCCTGCTGCGGCACAGTATATGGCAAAGTAAATGAGCTTTCCTTTTTTTACCAGTTGAATCATTGCCTTACATGCCAGCAGACCCGATACAAATGCGGCTACAAAACCAATAAGCAAGGGCAGTGCTCCGATGGAGCCGGAAGCAGAAAAATCATCTTTGAAAAGGCTTAAAACGTTTTCACCTAAAATAGGTACGAGCACCATTAAAAACGAAAAGCGTGCTACAGCTTCTTTTTTTACGCCTAATAATAAACCAACTGCAATGGTGGAACCGGAGCGCGAAATACCCGGCATTACAGCAATGGTCTGCGCTATCCCGATGATAAATGCATCTTTAAAAGTTACCTCTTTATTTTTTGATTTGGCATAATAAGTAAAGCCCAATAAGGTTGCGGTAATGAGCAGCATAAACCCAACAAGTAGCATTATTTTGGGGGTATTAAAAAGTTCTTCAACGTAATCTTTAAAAAATAAGCCCACAAGAGCTATGGGTAGCATGCTGACGGCTATTTTAAAAAGATACTGCGTTTCATCGTTCCATTTAAAGGCAAACAAGCCCGCAATTAAACGGGCTATATCTTTGCGGAAAACGATCAGGGTACTTAGTACGGTTGCTCCGTGCACCACAACGGTAAAGGTAAGGTTATCGGAGGCTTCTACACCCAACAGATGTTTGCCTATTTCGAGATGTCCACTGCTACTTACGGGCAAAAACTCCGTAAGGCCTTGAACAAGACCCAAAATCAATGCTTCAATCCAACTCATGTTGTAAAAAGGATGAAAATATTAAACAAAGGTGCCAATTGCGTATTGACAAATCATTACGGATGGCGATATAAATAGTCGATTGGTGAGATTTGACTGGTGTGGTTTTATTTTTTGCCTGGTTTTTTCATGATAGCATAAATTTCGAAAACGAAACCAGCCAAAACCAGCATGGGAGCCAAAGTGATACGCTGAAAACCGTATATCTCCTCGTTAAATACATTGGGATCTTCACTTCTTCCCCCAATCATTAAAATAAAGCCCAAAATAATAATGCCAAAACCAATTGCCATCAACAGGTAGTTTTGCTTGTCCAGGGCAAACTCAAATTTTTTATCGTGTTTATTACTCCACATAGTAGTTGTAAGTTAAAAATATAATTGGTCTGTTTTTAGTCGAAGGTATTTATTTACGGCAAAAAATGTAGAGATAAGAGACAATAATACACCTACCCCAATAACCAGTATAAATAAAATACCAATGAGCTCAATGTTATCGAAGCCGATAAAGCCACCCAGTTCTTTATGTAATATGTAAATACTTCCGCCCAGCATTATATTGGCTACCACTCCTCCAACAAATCCATGTAAAATACTTGTTGTTATAAAAGGCTGTCGTATAAACCCTTTGGTGGCGCCAACTAACTTCATAGTGTTTATTAAAAAGCGCTTGGCATACACCGACAAACGGATGGTGTTGTTGATGAGTGCAATGGCTATGAGCAGTAGCAGAGCGCTAAATATGAGCAGTACCAAGCTTATTTTATTTATATTTTCGTTGACCTTTTGCACCAGATTTTTTTGATAAAAAACTTCCTTTACCTGTGTAAATGAACTAAATATGGCTTCCACGTTTTTAATGCTGTCGGGGTTGGCGTACTCGGCAAACAGTTTAACCTCAATAGACGAAAGCAGGGGGTTGTAACCCAAAAAATCGACAAAGTCCTCACCTAATTGTGCTTGCAGCTCCCTGGCCGCTCTTTCCTTGTCGATGTACTCAGTTGATTTTACGTAGCGCGAAGCATCCAGATATTTTTGCAGTCTCCGCACTTCTACCTCCCTAACATTATCTTTAATGACAATGTTAAAACCAATGTTTTCTTTTACGTAATTGGAGAGGCGTTGTGCATTGAGCATTAAATACCCTACCGAACCCAATAAAAACAGTACCAGCGCAATGCTGATTACGGTTGTAAAATAGGAGTTACGGAGCTGTCGCTGTGTATGTTGTTTATCTCTTCTTTTCATCGCAAAACAAGGGGTAAAGATATAAAAAAGAACAATGGATAGTAAGGTTTTATGATATGTTTTAGATTTTAAGATGATTATCGTCTATAAATTTCATTAAATCCTCCATTGTCTCCATACAATGTCGATGACCGCTGTCAAAAGTTTCTTTTAATTTTTGTTTGTTTTTTTCGGTTCGGCTGATGGGAAGCTGGTGTGCCGGACGAAATACGTAGGCGCTGCCTTGTGCCTCCAACTGCTCCACTAAAGCTAACTGCTTATTGTACAGCAAGTGGCGCTTAAGTAGGGCTTTGGTCAGTAGGGGGAATCTTCTGTACCTGGCTTTCGCAAGATTTTTAAACGGGATGCTTGCTTTACGATATCCTTTGGGCTGGGTAAGAATGATCACCAGTTTTTTACATCCATCGGCCAAAGCTTTTTTAACGGGTATGGGATCTGCTATGCCTCCATCCAACAATAATCTATTGTGCAGTTTCACCATTTTTGAGGCAAAGGGCAAGCTGGTAGAGGCTTCCAGTGCCTTAAAGGCATCATCCGTGTTGCTGTTGTCTACATAATAGGGTTCTCCTGTAAGGCAATCGGTACATACATAAACCAACTTCTGGGACGAAGATACAAAGGTTTTAAAATCGAAAGGGATAAGGGTGTTGGGTACCTCGTTAAAGATAAAGTTCATCCCGAACAGCTCCCCTTTGGTAAGTAAACGAGCATAGCTCAGATAGCGTGAATCGTTGATAAGCGTATAGGGCACCTGGAGGTTGCGTTTGGTTTGTTCGGCCAAATAGTTGGTGGCATTGCTGGCTCCCATGGATACGGCTACTGTATATGGAAATACGATCCGGTGCGCCAACATACAATCCAGGATACCTGCTGTATATAATCCACGAAAACCACCACCCTCTAAAACCAAACCTATGTTATTATTCATGGTATTAAAACGAATTTATTTAAACGAGGACATATTTATAAATGGATATAAAATGGCTTGCACTGCCCATTAATACGAATACGTGAAAAATAGCATGATTAAAAGGTATATTTTTAAGGGCATACAAAACTGCTCCCAGGGTATAGGCTAAACCGCCGACCATCAGCCATATAAAGCCAGCAAAATCCAGATTGTTATATAAGGGCTTAATGGCAAATACTACCACCCAGCCCATAGCTACATACATTATGGTAGAAAGGAGACGGTATTTACCCGTAAAAAAAAATTTTAGTATAATTCCGATAAGGGCAATCGTCCAAATAACAGCCATTACAATCCATCCCGTTTCTCCATTTAGTGTTATTAAGGCATACGGTGTATAGGTTCCGGCTATAAGAAAATAAATAGCTGCATGGTCGAATATATTTAGTCTATGTCGGAGTTGGGCTTGGGTTGCCTTATGGAACAAGGTGGAGGCGATGTAGAGCGTAATAAGGCTGAACCCGTATATGGTTACTGAGAAAACAAGACTTACATTATTACTGGGCCAAATTTTTATCAGCATTAAAATAAAGGCCGGCACAGCACAAATAACTCCTATAGCATGTGTAATAATGTTCAGCTTTTCTTCGCGCTTACTATAGGTATTAAGTGGATAGGACTTGGTGGTATCGGACATGAGGAGCTTTTTTAATTGCTACAAAGATAAGCATAACATATTAGTTCCATCATCTTATTCATTCAAATACGGATTAATGGCCATCTCAACAAACTTATATCCCTGTGCTTTCATTTTAATCTTTTCCTCCTCCGTTGGTGATGATTTAAAAATAACACATGTTTTTAATTGATAGGGAATTAAGCCTAATCTACATAAGTTATTCTTTAATTTTATTTTTCGCTTAACCTTGTTAAAAACTTTGCGGTTCGAGCTTGGCTGTGATAAATCTACGGTAGTGGAGTAGTAATCGTTGATGCCCTTAAAAGCAATGCAGGGCAGGTTGATGCCCATGGCTACCTTCTCAATTTCCCGTTCCGAAATTTTATATACGTAGTTGCCCACCTCTTCAAACGAAAAACGGTTTTTCCATATCCGGTTTATCCATTGCGGCGAAAACCGATCTAAAATATTTTTTACAAATATTATTAAAGGCATTTGTATGCCTATATCCTCCGGTTCTATTAATACTACTGCTTTTTGTGCCACCCGTATCATTTCGTAAAGTGCAATGTACGGACGTGGGAAGTGATGAAAAGCTTCCTTGCAAAATACATAGTCAAATGAATTGTTGGTGTAAGTTAATTGCTCGGCATTCTGCTTGCTGTAATTGTTGATATAACCAAGCTCAAATGCTTGTTTTAAAATGATATCTGAAATGTCACTGGCCATAACATCCACCCCTTGGCTCTGTAGCCAGTTGGCATCGGTGCCAACCCCATCACCCACGGTTAGCCATTTGTTTTTTTTATCACCTAAAAAGGGCATTAAGGTGAGGAACATGCGTTCATGCCGCCAATAGTCAATGCTTCCTTTATTTTGGAGGCGGTGGAATACCTTGCTGTTATCCTTGTAATGTTGCTCGTGCGCAGTATAGCTTTGCGAGGTGAATTCGGTCTTTGTCATCCACGGAGAATATTAAACACCAAATATATGTATTCGATGTAAAAGCACCAAAAAGACTTGCTTTTAGGGATTGGCGCAAATCTTTATTTATGTTTTTTTTAATAGATGAATAATTCAGGTTAATAAGCGAAAAAATTTAATAAAGAACATAAAAACGAATCTAAATATATAAATATAATCAATATGTTGAGGTTGTTCCCGAACATAGTTATATATTTGCATTTGTTATTATTTTGCTGCCAACGGTTTATATATAAGGTCAGCTATGAAAGAACATGTTATGGAAATGAAAATTCAGGATTTAGATGCGGCTCAGTTGGAGCGTGCCGCCAGCATGCTTAAGGCGATTGCCCACCCTATGCGCATAGCTATATTAAGCTACCTTGAGGACGGTAAAAAACTTACCGTGACCGAGATACATCGCTTGTTGGATATTGAACAGTCCACCACCTCGCACCATTTAGGTATTTTAAAGGACAAAGGGGTATTGGTTTCGCAACGCGATGGGAAAAACACCTATTACTCCCTTAAGCATGATAGCTTACAG
Protein-coding regions in this window:
- a CDS encoding cryptochrome/photolyase family protein yields the protein MKIQNNINIVWLRRDLRLNDNTALIKAGSNNLPVLLLFIFDEDILDKLEPNDSRVTFIYDRLHELNKSLKKHNSSIRIIKGKVLHVWESIFKEYQINAVYANEDYEPYAIKRDTEIMLLCRNHDVNFNLYKDHVIFARDEVLKKDGKPYTVYTPYKNQWLKQFKELSEEIDEVQGEKQSVYYAPLNYEFPSLQSLGFERGKMKTRNFSIEHLEDYASERDLPFKDAGSYLGPHLRFGTVSIREIVAKVKQASHTFLLELIWREFFMQIMYHFPQSTGRNFKSKYDWIKWRNNEDDFARWCNGTTGYPMVDAGMRELNQTGYMHNRVRMVTASFLCKHLLIDWQWGEAYFAEKLLDFELSSNVGNWQWAAGTGCDAAPYFRVFNPILQQKKFDPDYNYIRKWIPELGTVAYPQAMVEHSMARKRALEAYKKGIESYG
- the queA gene encoding tRNA preQ1(34) S-adenosylmethionine ribosyltransferase-isomerase QueA, producing the protein MKLSKFKYNLPEELIALHPSPNRDEARMMVLDRNTGKIDHKVFKDLVGYFNDQDVMIFNNTKVFPARLHGNKEKTGAEIEVFLLRELNKEQKLWDVLVDPARKIRIGNKLYFGENDEMVAEVIDNTTSRGRTLRFLYDGPYDEFKKTLFGLGETPLPKNINREVVPEDKERYQTIFAKHEGAVAAPTAGMHFSRELMKRLEILGVDFAEVTLHVGLGNFRSVDVEDLTKHKMDSEQIFITKEACNIINKGKENRQRICAVGTTVMRTIESSVSTYGHVKPFEGWTNKFIFPPYDFKVANSMVSNLHLPLSTLMMMTAAFAGYDHLMNAYEVAIKEKYRFGTYGDAMLII
- the truB gene encoding tRNA pseudouridine(55) synthase TruB, with amino-acid sequence MDIESKNTAYDFKTGEVLLFDKPYQWTSFDLVNKVRKLICNNLGVKKIKVGHAGTLDPLATGLLIVCTGKATKTIDSYQAEEKEYVATLHLGATTPSFDLETEIDAQYPTEHITRELVEKTLKNFIGELEQIPPSYSAVKIKGKRAYEFAREGKDPGLKAKKLIIREIELLRFHDNQLELRIVCSKGTYIRGLARDIGEALQSGAHLSALKRTRIGQFIIDNCTDIETFENKLK
- a CDS encoding undecaprenyl-diphosphate phosphatase, whose translation is MSWIEALILGLVQGLTEFLPVSSSGHLEIGKHLLGVEASDNLTFTVVVHGATVLSTLIVFRKDIARLIAGLFAFKWNDETQYLFKIAVSMLPIALVGLFFKDYVEELFNTPKIMLLVGFMLLITATLLGFTYYAKSKNKEVTFKDAFIIGIAQTIAVMPGISRSGSTIAVGLLLGVKKEAVARFSFLMVLVPILGENVLSLFKDDFSASGSIGALPLLIGFVAAFVSGLLACKAMIQLVKKGKLIYFAIYCAAAGLITIIFA
- a CDS encoding DUF3098 domain-containing protein, giving the protein MWSNKHDKKFEFALDKQNYLLMAIGFGIIILGFILMIGGRSEDPNVFNEEIYGFQRITLAPMLVLAGFVFEIYAIMKKPGKK
- a CDS encoding cell division protein FtsX, with the protein product MKRRDKQHTQRQLRNSYFTTVISIALVLFLLGSVGYLMLNAQRLSNYVKENIGFNIVIKDNVREVEVRRLQKYLDASRYVKSTEYIDKERAARELQAQLGEDFVDFLGYNPLLSSIEVKLFAEYANPDSIKNVEAIFSSFTQVKEVFYQKNLVQKVNENINKISLVLLIFSALLLLIAIALINNTIRLSVYAKRFLINTMKLVGATKGFIRQPFITTSILHGFVGGVVANIMLGGSIYILHKELGGFIGFDNIELIGILFILVIGVGVLLSLISTFFAVNKYLRLKTDQLYF
- a CDS encoding patatin-like phospholipase family protein; this translates as MNNNIGLVLEGGGFRGLYTAGILDCMLAHRIVFPYTVAVSMGASNATNYLAEQTKRNLQVPYTLINDSRYLSYARLLTKGELFGMNFIFNEVPNTLIPFDFKTFVSSSQKLVYVCTDCLTGEPYYVDNSNTDDAFKALEASTSLPFASKMVKLHNRLLLDGGIADPIPVKKALADGCKKLVIILTQPKGYRKASIPFKNLAKARYRRFPLLTKALLKRHLLYNKQLALVEQLEAQGSAYVFRPAHQLPISRTEKNKQKLKETFDSGHRHCMETMEDLMKFIDDNHLKI
- the trhA gene encoding PAQR family membrane homeostasis protein TrhA, whose product is MSDTTKSYPLNTYSKREEKLNIITHAIGVICAVPAFILMLIKIWPSNNVSLVFSVTIYGFSLITLYIASTLFHKATQAQLRHRLNIFDHAAIYFLIAGTYTPYALITLNGETGWIVMAVIWTIALIGIILKFFFTGKYRLLSTIMYVAMGWVVVFAIKPLYNNLDFAGFIWLMVGGLAYTLGAVLYALKNIPFNHAIFHVFVLMGSASHFISIYKYVLV
- a CDS encoding class I SAM-dependent methyltransferase; translated protein: MTKTEFTSQSYTAHEQHYKDNSKVFHRLQNKGSIDYWRHERMFLTLMPFLGDKKNKWLTVGDGVGTDANWLQSQGVDVMASDISDIILKQAFELGYINNYSKQNAEQLTYTNNSFDYVFCKEAFHHFPRPYIALYEMIRVAQKAVVLIEPEDIGIQMPLIIFVKNILDRFSPQWINRIWKNRFSFEEVGNYVYKISEREIEKVAMGINLPCIAFKGINDYYSTTVDLSQPSSNRKVFNKVKRKIKLKNNLCRLGLIPYQLKTCVIFKSSPTEEEKIKMKAQGYKFVEMAINPYLNE
- a CDS encoding ArsR/SmtB family transcription factor, which gives rise to MKEHVMEMKIQDLDAAQLERAASMLKAIAHPMRIAILSYLEDGKKLTVTEIHRLLDIEQSTTSHHLGILKDKGVLVSQRDGKNTYYSLKHDSLQTIVNCVSKCSVNL